A stretch of the Acyrthosiphon pisum isolate AL4f chromosome A2, pea_aphid_22Mar2018_4r6ur, whole genome shotgun sequence genome encodes the following:
- the LOC100574745 gene encoding protein ECT2 — protein sequence MISDGFRVVNESSLNSIPSVKKNNAEILKEAWFWISVQYQSCALTKEYLLSNVNVTNTPISAHVMSSTLTLNSSRSRKRKRHLDNLGSLLRSSPTPVATIRETSPTNSSRPSKRRSSAANTLDGLRLSCGSFLNFTNSPDHPSPLKLPRDQDLVIKDKPFSPRYQVFSELLQTEINYVGVLNTIITVYKEPLEDIIDKKDCLLNNTEIKIIFGNVLPIYQVHREMLEELKCLATLWQEDSSIGNVFLKYSSELMKAYPPFVNFFEKTREMLLQCDQTKPLFHAFLKVGQLRPECCRQSLQELLIRPVQRLPSISLLLNDILKHTDKNNPDHQALISALASIREVMTHINEDKRKTEGQVVLFDIFNDIDNCPPHLVSSHRVYHKCKIGANGMYGT from the exons ATGATTAGTGATGGTTTTCGT gttgttAATGAATCTTCATTAAATTCGATTCCTTCAGTGAAAAAGAATAATGCTGAAATCCTGAAAGAAGCATGGTTCTGGATATCTGTACAATACCAGAGTTGCGCCTtaacaaaagaatatttattaagcAAT GTAAATGTGACCAACACACCTATTTCTGCTCATGTAATGTCATCTACGTTGACATTAAATTCTTCTCGTTCACGTAAAAGAAAAAGGCATTTAGACAATTTGGGTTCTTTGCTAAGGTCCAGTCCAACACCTGTGGCAACTATTCGTGAAACATCGCCAACAAATAGTTCAAGGCCATCAAAACGACGGTCATCAGCTGCCAACACCCTTGACGGCCTGAGGTTGTCATGtggatcatttttaaatttcacaaaCAGCCCAGATCATCCATCACCTTTGAAACTCCCAAGAG ATCAAGATTTAGTTATAAAAGATAAACCATTTAGTCCACGATATCAAGTTTTCTCTGAATTATTACAGACTGAGATTAACTATGTGGGGGtgttaaacacaataattact GTGTACAAAGAACCATTAGAAGACATTATAGACAAAAAAGACTGTTTGCTAAAtaatactgaaattaaaattatatttggaaatgTTTTACCTATTTATCAAGTACATCGAGAGATGTTAGAAGAGCTCAAATGCCTTGCTACATTGTGGCAAGAAGATAGTAGTATAGGAAATGTTTTCcttaaatat TCCAGTGAGTTAATGAAAGCTTATCCACcgtttgtaaatttttttgaaaaaacaagaGAGATGTTGTTACAGTGTGATCAAACAAAACCTCTTTTTCATGCTTTCCTTAAGGTCGGTCAGTTAAGGCCCGAATGTTGCCGACAGAGTCTACAAGAACTTCTCATTCGACCCGTGCAACGCTTACCCAGTATTAGCCTCCTGTTAAATG ATATATTGAAACATACTGACAAGAATAACCCTGATCACCAAGCTCTTATATCAGCCTTAGCCAGTATACGAGAAGTAATGACTCACATAAATGAAGACAAAAGAAAGACCGAAGGTCAAGTTGtactttttgatatatttaatgatatcgATAATTGTCCT ccTCATTTAGTTTCTTCACATCGAGTTTATCACAAAT GTAAAATTGGCGCAAATGGGATGTACGGTACATAA
- the LOC115034017 gene encoding zinc finger BED domain-containing protein DAYSLEEPER-like yields MTFVIKDLKPLSIVEGEGFRELMHIAVPEYIVPCRITITRQTDQMAIVERENLKKVLKYIPNVCLTVDFWTSVANNSYLGVTCHFLDNWKLRNRILETVEVPESHTSENIFNNIKSVINL; encoded by the coding sequence ATGACATTTGTCATTAAAGATTTAAAACCACTTAGTATTGTAGAAGGTGAAGGATTTCGTGAACTTATGCATATAGCTGTGCCAGAATATATTGTCCCGTGTAGAATCACTATAACAAGACAAACTGACCAAATGGCAATAGTTGAAAGGgagaatttaaaaaaggttttgaaatatatacctaatgtgtGTTTAACTGTTGACTTTTGGACTTCTGTAGCAAATAATAGTTACTTGGGTGTAACATGCCATTTTTTGGATAATTGGAAATTAAGAAATAGAATTTTGGAAACAGTTGAGGTACCAGAATCGCATACttcggaaaatatttttaataatataaaatctgtaATAAATCTGTAA
- the LOC100167522 gene encoding adenosine kinase 2 — translation MGDSNILKPGSIVGFCNPLLDMTVVGDQNLLDKYDLKSNNAILAEEKHMPLYEELMKNKNIEYTAGGSAQNSLRVAQWVLEKPNVTVFFGAVGKDKYSEILKLKANSEGVDVKYQYSSEKPTGTCAVIVTNNGKDRSLCANLSAAETFTEDHLDVPENKAIIENAKFYLVTGFFLQVNAKAVQKIAKIAFERKCPFLFNMSAPFIYQFYMDSVMSIFRYVTIVVGNDEEAKAFSDGQKWDLTNIEEIACKLSTFDIENDGHRLVIITQGEKPVLVAKDGVITQYPVPKIPISNIVDSNGAGDAFIGGFISKYILECPIKTCIEAGINAGSYIIQQPGMTKGDSFKI, via the exons atgggTGATTCTAACATTTTAAA acctGGATCCATTGTTGGATTCTGTAACCCATTGTTGGACATGACCGTTGTTGGTGATCaaaatttattagataaatatgatctaaaaagtaataatgcTATCTTGGCTGAGGAAAAACACATGCCTCTCTATGAAGAATTGatgaagaataaaaatattgaatacaccGCTGGAGGCTCTGCTCAAAATTCTTTGAGGGTTGCTCAG tgGGTTCTAGAAAAACCTAACGTAACTGTATTTTTTGGTGCGGTTGGTAAAGATAAATATAGTGAGATTTTGAAACTTAAAGCTAACAGCGAGGGAGTTGATGTTAAATATCAATACTCTTCAGAAAAACCCAccg gCACCTGTGCAGTTATTGTCACCAATAATGGCAAAGATAGATCTTTGTGTGCTAATTTATCAGCTGCAGAGACTTTTACTGAAGACCATTTGGATGTTCCTGAAAATAAAGCTATAATTGAAAATGCAAAATTCTACTTAGTTACA ggttttttCTTACAAGTCAATGCAAAAGCTGTTCAAAAAATTGCTAAGATTGCTTTTGAACGAAAGTGtccatttttattcaatatgagTGCTCcgtttatttatcaattttatatggATTCAGTTATGTCAATTTTTCGTTATGTTACTATTGTAGTGGGAAATGATGAA gaagCCAAAGCATTTTCGGATGGACAAAAATGGGATTTAACTAACATTGAGGAAATTGCATGTAAATTAAGTACTTTTGATATTGAAAATGATGGACATCGTTTAGTTATTATAACTCAAGGCGAAAAACCAGTCCTCGTTGCTAaag atGGAGTTATCACACAATATCCAGTGCCCAAAATTCCAATAAGTAATATTGTTGATTCAAATGGTGCTGGTGATGCATTTATTGGTG gTTTTATCAGCAAATATATTTTGGAATGTCCAATTAAAACCTGTATAGAAGCGGGAATTAATGCaggatcatatattatacaacaaccaGGCATGACAAAAGgagattcatttaaaatataa
- the LOC103308411 gene encoding uncharacterized protein LOC103308411: protein MTSNSNIFLTRTFKSTLSSLLFTYVTAFLLSLRSIFSFTFNLYSLLYVPAVLVAVLLFIITSSRRYVRTDVPCTNRFNKIVKGLSIQTVLPAALISVSAWFLSSINPFCQDEKIWLLLNVGCALAGVLFHYENVYFEQDFHFPIIQTTKYSMFMSKLSEMLFKSLKKSFLYLFFIFIPLYVIEPKLCSNVYFFMILWFSISLVLYLFYSFEHIIYLTMTERVIFPIVTINQDNNCLLNALNVDNKIIKSLALYDLYQATIKDAERRKEIFSLSFAGSVPQSWKIIFNYCINNIKSTTGDMNNLVNHVPLKLINRRNITNARLIHINGSAISKPSEENVNKHSIFLYFFEKFWLYNYFFGQLDKDKLLEEFEATVWCCYILSNLAVVSLKEDEYGVVREQLGQIVSTILDLKNQLDFQQRTFNNQNTKKIEYLKTHVKTCAVMLALNFGMYVNDIGLDETQLHSFKKIIIQLNNC from the coding sequence ATGACGtctaattcaaacatttttttaacaaggACATTTAAATCTACACTCAGTTCTTTATTATTCACGTATGTAACAGCATTCTTATTATCACTTCGGTCGATTTTCAGCTTCACATTCAACTTGTATTCTTTATTGTACGTGCCGGCAGTATTGGTAGCTgtcttattattcattataaccAGCTCACGCAGATATGTGAGAACAGATGTGCCTTGTACAAACcgttttaacaaaattgtcaAAGGATTATCAATTCAAACCGTATTACCGGCAGCCTTGATTTCGGTCAGCGCATGGTTTCTGTCCAGTATAAACCCATTCTGTCAAGATGAAAAAATTTGGCTTTTACTCAATGTTGGATGTGCTCTGGCTGGAGTTTTATTCCATTATGAAAACGTTTACTTTGAACAAGACTTTCACTTTCCGATCAttcaaactacaaaatattcaatgtttatGTCTAAACTCTCGGAGAtgttatttaaatcattgaaaaaatcatttttgtacctatttttcatatttattccaTTATATGTGATTGAACCAAAATTGTGTtccaatgtttatttttttatgattctgTGGTTTTCAATATCATTAGTTTTATACTTGTTTTATTCATTTGAGCACATTATATACTTAACTATGACTGAACGTGTTATATTTCCAATTGTGACGATAAATCAAGACAATAATTGTTTACTTAATGCTTTGAATGTTGataataagattataaaatcattagcTCTATATGATCTTTATCAAGCTACAATTAAAGATGCAGAAAGAAGAAAAGAAATATTTAGCTTAAGTTTTGCGGGAAGTGTTCCTCAGAGttggaaaattatatttaactattgtataaataacataaaatccACCACAGGAGACATGAACAATTTAGTCAACCATGTACCACTGAAGTTAATCAATCGACGCAATATAACCAATGCcagattaatacatattaatggTAGTGCCATTAGCAAACCATCcgaagaaaatgtaaataaacacagcatatttttgtatttttttgaaaaattctggTTGTATAACTACTTTTTTGGACAATTggataaagataaattattagaagAATTTGAAGCAACAGTTTGGTGCTGTTATATACTTTCAAATTTGGCTGTAGTTTCATTAAAGGAGGACGAGTATGGTGTAGTCAGAGAACAACTTGGGCAAATTGTTAGCACTATTTTAGATTTGAAAAATCAACTTGATTTCCAACAAAGAACTTTTAACAaccaaaataccaaaaaaattgaatacttgAAAACACACGTTAAGACTTGTGCTGTGATGCTAGCATTGAATTTTGGTATGTACGTCAATGATATTGGATTAGATGAAACTCAGTTGCatagctttaaaaaaataataatacagttaaataattgttaa
- the LOC100159344 gene encoding uncharacterized protein LOC100159344 — MHILLKFILTAFCLASLCGSYELNKVNTKCNIPLVIRGQWYSWENGHSTTTEIDATSMSKRGNCIRSMEENQVNFTFVFQKSAGDCYTCVKFMVRTVNVLDKMESVCMTLNPNEYESPDKICQFQDTQLNTLFSENYIPVNCRSSLEGVWQFAYQNRFRFTGECNNPEAQIKSCQTAGTQFLITNQKFNITYKKCPGMTGTFDGVVEYSCLGDWFVDKNHFFAVANTKESRKDEKYRCFLKNRDDDLYIGVSITAECNTLQTVEKSPERLHINPVKAEVVEAGCRLPQNFSGEWVNTANMDADVFINETHVIETWYPDEARFRRTIYVCREQRGSRYMMARLTVDGCQKDYVCFDFVPRHHNIIRYRRGIAFIRDNFHTVCSWVQFPNKDNWKYDIFVSRTPVPIRCPVAGKFNFTQQGDFLFETRILGGVTLSPRPQITCKDKISDFAACDGDQKEITIDESFCLDVDHRGQPVDIYSDPDYRLQCIGYWKENLKSYLMTYDPLDAASMYRCWVYQRADLNRVLMSQAIGSFCDLKQDAFSNNFTEGATVAIEMTEYERERDQCPMYFDDGANPWIHSDNYIQVFKYGRSSTLIVSSSMLSVAILFTILL, encoded by the exons atgcatatcTTACTAAAATTCATTTTAACAGCATTTTGTCTAGCCTCAT TGTGTGGAAGTTATGAACTTAACAAGGTAaacacaaaatgtaatattccaTTGGTAATTCGTGGGCAGTGGTATTCTTGGGAAAATGGACACAGTACAACCACAGAAATTGATGCGACAAGTATGTCTAAACGAGGAAATTGCATTCGATCAATGGAAGAAAACCAGGTAAATTTCACATTTGTATTTCAAAAGAGTGCTGGTGATTGTTATACTTGTGTCAAATTTATGGTTCGGACTGTTAATGTATTGGATAAAATGGAAA gTGTTTGTATGACTTTAAATCCTAATGAGTATGAATCTCctgataaaatatgtcaattcCAAGACACACAATTAAACACATTGTTTTCGGAAAATTATATACCTGTAAACTGTCGGTCCAGTCTTGAAGGCGTATGGCAATTTGCTTACCAG aaccGTTTTCGCTTTACTGGTGAATGTAATAATCCTGAAGCACAAATTAAATCTTGTCAAACGGCAGGAACAcagtttttaataactaatcaaaaatttaatataacatacaaaaaatGCCCTGGTATGACAGGCACGTTTGATGGAG tTGTTGAGTACAGTTGCTTAGGAGACTGGTTCGTAGACAAAAATCATTTCTTTGCTGTAGCTAATACTAAAGAATCTCGAAAAGATGAAAAATATCGATGTTTCTTAAAAAATCGGGATGATGATTTGTATATTGGTGTGTCTATTACAGCAGAGTGCAATACTCTTCAGACGGTAGAAAAAAGTCCAGAGAGGTTACATATAAATCCTG TGAAAGCCGAAGTTGTGGAGGCAGGTTGCCGACTACCTCAAAATTTTAGTGGTGAATGGGTAAATACAGCTAATATGGATGCTgatgtatttattaatgaaactCATGTAATTGAAACATGGTATCCGGATGAAGCTCGATTTAGAAGAACAATATATGTATGTCGTGAACAAAGAGGATCTCGTTATATGATGGCACGGCTCACTGTTGATGGatg ccAAAAGGATTATGTATGTTTTGATTTTGTACCCAGacatcacaatattattcgttatagaAGAGGTATAGCATTTATTAGAGATAACTTCCATACTGTGTGCTCTTGGGTACAATTTCCCAATAAAGATAATtggaaatatgatatttttgtct CCAGAACTCCAGTTCCAATAAGATGTCCAGTGGCAGGTAAATTCAACTTCACTCAACAGGgtgattttttgtttgaaactCGTATTCTTGGTGGTGTTACATTATCACCTCGTCCACAAATTACATGCAAGGACAAAATATCAGATTTTGCTGCTTGTGATGGTGATCAAAAAGAGATTACAATTGATGAATCATTTTGCCTTGATGTGGATCATCGTGGACAGCCTGTAGATATTTATAGTGATCCAGACTACCGATTACAGTGCATAGGTTACTGGAAGGAAAATTTGAAGTCTTATTTAATGACATATGATCCTCTTGATGCTGCTAGCATGTACAGATGTTGGGTGTATCAACGAGCTGATCTTAACCGTGTACTAATGTCACAAGCTATAGGATCATTTTGTGATCTTAAACAAGATgcatttagtaataattttacagAAGGAGCCACTGTTGCTATTGAGATGACAGAATATGAACGTGAAA gagATCAATGTCCAATGTATTTTGATGATGGCGCTAATCCATGGATTCATTCAGACAActatatacaagtatttaaatatggtCGATCATCCACATTAATTGTTTCATCTAGTATGCTTTCAGTTGCCATTCTCTTTACCAttctattgtaa
- the LOC100165490 gene encoding ester hydrolase C11orf54 homolog, with protein MVDSSSPVTLDMISLPTVRIDLNVPTLDRIIEALLPELSNNFETVSVDAVQCPNLTCSPFNLAAEGLNGDEMVIDIGSPSFLLPLVNLNKVYDIRDFAKVTGTDPLFVIGAGAGPWPHVGVNCEFIGNVRLTSDDSVNNNNSSHLYKVDPQTGSQVHHRLPQDETRFALLANFYTSRGMTGEVLKIVCETRNGPLDFVTSIRKALAKYFGDKPVGLGGVILIETSKVKVHVMPDFSKIPLDSEADLNNWLKFFEVSTPLVALGYLVSHDPGLDLRPQHFHLFGNHGEGGHYHHDTEPTTVKYTAYLNVAKKLIRVDQPETALLFGKD; from the exons atggttGATTCGAGCTCGCCCGTGACTTTGGACATGATCAGTCTGCCCACGGTGCGCATTGATCTCAACGTACCGACTTTGGACAGAATCATCGAAG ccCTTTTACCGGAGTTGTCGAACAATTTTGAGACCGTGAGTGTGGACGCGGTGCAATGTCCCAATTTGACCTGTTCGCCGTTCAATTTGGCTGCCGAAG gaCTGAATGGTGACGAAATGGTAATCGACATCGGCAGCCCGTCATTCTTGCTACCCTTGGTGAACTTAAACAAGGTTTACGATATCAGAGATTTCGCGAAAGTCACCGGGACGGACCCTCTGTTCGTGATTGGAGCAGGCGCTGGTCCATGGCCGCACGTGGGGGTCAACTGTGAA TTCATCGGAAACGTACGATTGACGTCCGATGATAgcgttaacaataataatagttctcACCTTTACAAAGTCGATCCCCAAACTGGAAGTCAAGTGCACCACCGTTTGCCTCAAGACGAAACGCGATTCGCACTGTTGGCCAATTTTTACACGAGTCGTGGTATGACAGGAgag gttttaaaaatagtGTGCGAAACTCGGAATGGCCCGTTGGATTTTGTTACGTCTATCAGAAAAGCGTTGGCAAAATACTTTGGCGACAAACCGGTCG gtttGGGTGGAGTGATTTTAATTGAAACAAGTAAAGTAAAAGTTCATGTTATGcctgatttttcaaaaataccgCTTGACTCGGAAGCCGATTTGAACAATTGGCTTAAGTTCTTTGAAGTGTCCACGCCATTAGTGGCTCTCGGTTATCTTGTCTCTCACGATCCG gGATTGGATTTGAGACCTCAGCATTTTCATTTGTTTGGTAATCACGGAGAAGGTGGACACTATCATCATGACACAGAACCAACCACGGTTAAATACACTGCCTATTTGAATGTGGCCAAAAAATTGATCAGAGTTGACCAGCCAGAAACAGCTCTTTTGTTTGGTAAAGATTAG